A genomic segment from Stenotrophomonas maltophilia encodes:
- the smeF gene encoding multidrug efflux RND transporter outer membrane subunit SmeF, translating into MEVIPMKSASLFLSIAATLALAGCSTLVPKNTAVAPAIPAQWPAEAAQGQVADVAAVGWRDFFTDARLQQVIDQSLQNNRDLRVAVLNVERARGQYRVQRADRVPGVAVTGQMDRRGTDDGVTEQFTAGVGVAEFELDLFGRVRNLSEAALQQYFAVAANRRNAQLSLVAETATAWLTYGADAQRLKIADATLKTYEDSLRLAEARHERGGSSALELTQTRTLVETARTDAARLRGQLAQDRNALALLAGGQLDPALLPDSIEPQLLALAPPPAGLPSDVLLQRPDIMAAEHQLLAANANIGAARAAFFPSISLTGSIGSGSSELSNLFDSGTRVWSFLPKITLPIFQGGKLRANLAIANADRDIALAQYEKSIQVGFRETADALALNVSLDEQVSSQQRLVEAAEQANRLSQARYDAGLDSFVTLLDARRTAYNAQQTQLQAQLAQQANRITLYKVLGGGWHERG; encoded by the coding sequence ATGGAAGTCATCCCCATGAAAAGTGCATCCCTGTTCCTTTCCATTGCCGCCACGCTCGCGCTGGCCGGCTGCTCCACCCTGGTGCCGAAGAACACCGCCGTCGCTCCGGCGATTCCGGCGCAGTGGCCGGCCGAGGCCGCGCAGGGCCAGGTGGCCGATGTCGCCGCCGTCGGTTGGCGCGACTTCTTCACCGATGCGCGCCTGCAGCAGGTGATCGACCAGTCGCTGCAGAACAACCGCGACCTGCGCGTGGCCGTGCTCAACGTCGAACGCGCGCGCGGCCAGTACCGCGTGCAGCGTGCCGATCGCGTGCCGGGCGTGGCCGTCACCGGCCAGATGGATCGCCGAGGCACCGATGACGGCGTCACCGAGCAGTTCACCGCCGGTGTCGGCGTGGCCGAGTTCGAGCTGGACCTGTTCGGCCGCGTGCGCAACCTCAGTGAAGCGGCACTGCAGCAGTACTTCGCGGTGGCCGCCAATCGCCGCAACGCGCAGCTGAGCCTGGTGGCCGAGACCGCGACGGCGTGGCTGACCTACGGTGCTGATGCGCAGCGGCTGAAGATCGCCGATGCCACGCTGAAGACCTATGAGGATTCGCTGCGCCTGGCCGAGGCCCGTCACGAGCGTGGCGGCAGTTCGGCGCTGGAGCTGACCCAGACCCGGACCCTGGTCGAGACCGCGCGCACCGATGCCGCACGCCTGCGTGGCCAGTTGGCCCAGGACCGCAACGCGCTGGCGCTGCTGGCGGGTGGCCAGTTGGATCCGGCGCTGCTGCCGGACAGCATCGAACCGCAGCTGCTGGCACTGGCGCCGCCGCCGGCCGGCCTGCCCAGCGATGTGCTGCTGCAGCGCCCGGACATCATGGCCGCCGAACACCAGCTGCTGGCGGCCAACGCCAACATCGGTGCAGCACGTGCGGCGTTCTTCCCGAGCATCTCGCTGACCGGCAGCATCGGCAGTGGCTCGAGCGAACTGTCCAACCTGTTCGACAGCGGAACGCGCGTGTGGAGCTTCCTGCCGAAGATCACCCTGCCGATCTTCCAGGGCGGCAAGCTGCGCGCCAACCTGGCCATCGCCAACGCCGATCGTGATATCGCGCTGGCGCAGTACGAGAAGTCGATCCAGGTGGGCTTCCGCGAAACCGCCGATGCGCTGGCATTGAACGTCAGCCTGGATGAGCAGGTGAGTTCACAGCAGCGCCTGGTGGAAGCGGCCGAACAGGCCAACCGCCTGTCGCAGGCACGCTACGACGCCGGCCTGGACAGCTTCGTCACCCTGCTCGATGCGCGGCGTACCGCCTACAACGCGCAGCAGACCCAGCTGCAGGCCCAGCTGGCGCAGCAGGCCAACCGCATCACCCTGTACAAGGTGCTGGGTGGCGGCTGGCACGAGCGCGGGTAA
- the ubiE gene encoding bifunctional demethylmenaquinone methyltransferase/2-methoxy-6-polyprenyl-1,4-benzoquinol methylase UbiE yields MSESPYKAGTTHFGFRDVAAKDKQKLVGQVFTSVARNYDLMNDLMSLGVHRAWKRYYVATAQVKPGDRVLDLAGGTGDIAALLKERVGAEGSVVLGDINAGMLSVGRDRLTNRGLVLGLDYVQCNAEALPFPDNSFDLVTIAFGLRNVTDKDAGLREMYRVLKVGGQARVLEFSEVTADWFKPIYDFHSFKILPKLGKLFANDSDSYQYLAESIRKHPPQDELKAMMGQAGFERCHYKNLTGGIVSIHSGYKL; encoded by the coding sequence ATGAGCGAATCCCCCTACAAAGCCGGTACCACCCATTTCGGGTTCCGCGACGTCGCCGCCAAGGACAAGCAGAAGCTGGTCGGCCAGGTGTTCACCTCGGTCGCGCGCAACTACGACCTGATGAACGACCTGATGAGCCTGGGCGTGCACCGGGCGTGGAAGCGCTACTACGTGGCGACCGCGCAGGTGAAGCCGGGCGACCGCGTGCTCGACCTGGCGGGCGGCACCGGCGACATCGCCGCCCTGCTGAAGGAGCGCGTTGGCGCCGAGGGCTCGGTGGTGCTGGGCGATATCAACGCCGGCATGCTGTCGGTCGGCCGTGACCGCCTGACCAACCGCGGCCTGGTGCTCGGCCTGGACTACGTGCAGTGCAATGCCGAAGCCCTGCCGTTCCCGGACAACAGCTTCGACCTGGTCACCATCGCCTTCGGCCTGCGCAACGTGACTGACAAGGACGCTGGCCTGCGCGAGATGTACCGCGTGCTGAAGGTGGGCGGCCAGGCCCGCGTGCTGGAGTTCTCCGAAGTCACCGCGGACTGGTTCAAGCCGATCTACGACTTCCACTCGTTCAAGATCCTGCCCAAGCTGGGCAAGCTGTTCGCCAACGATTCGGACAGCTACCAGTACCTGGCCGAGAGCATCCGCAAGCACCCGCCGCAGGACGAACTGAAGGCGATGATGGGGCAGGCCGGCTTCGAGCGCTGCCACTACAAGAACCTGACCGGCGGCATCGTTTCGATCCACTCCGGCTACAAGCTGTAA
- the smeE gene encoding multidrug efflux RND transporter permease subunit SmeE gives MARFFIDRPIFAWVIAIIIMLAGGLALFKLPVSMYPNVAPPAVEISATYPGASAKVVEDSVTQIIEQNMKGLDGLIYFSSNSSSNGQATITLTFESGTNPDIAQVQVQNKLQLAMPLLPQEVQRQGINVAKSSSGFLNVIAFVSENGSMDANDIADYVGSNVVDRLSRVPGVGNIQVFGGKYAMRIWLDPNKLHTYGLSVPEVTAAIKAQNAQVAIGQLGGAPSVKGQQLNATINAQSRLQTPEQFRNIIVRGAQDGAELRLGDVARVELGAESYDFVTRYNGQPASGLAVTLATGANALDTAAGVNAALEDMKGFFPAGLKAEIPYDTTPFVRVSIKGVVQTLIEAIVLVFVVMYLFLQNFRATLIPTIAVPVVLLGTFGVLAMLGFSVNMLTMFAMVLAIGLLVDDAIVVVENVERIMSEEGLSPLEATRKSMGQITGALVGIGLVLSAVFVPMAFMSGSTGVIYRQFSATIVSAMALSVLVAIVLTPALCATMLKPLKKGEHHVAHRGLAGRFFNGFNRGFDRTSESYQRGVRGIIHRPWRFMGIVAALFVLMGVLFVRLPSSFLPNEDQGVLMALVQAPVGATQERTLESIAALENHFLQNEKDAVDSVFSVQGFSFAGMGQNAGMAFVKLKDWSERDANNGVMPITGRAMAALGQIKDAFIFAFPPPAIPELGTASGYTFFLKDNSGQGHDALVAARNQLLGLAAGSKKLANVRPNGQEDTPQFRIDIDAAKATSLGLSIDQINGTLAAAWGSSYIDDFVDRGRVKRVFVQADQAFRMVPEDFDLWSVKNDKGEMVPFSAFATKHWDYGSPRLERYNGVSAMEIQGEPAPGVASGDAMAEIEQLAKQLPQGFGIEWTAMSYQERQAGSQTPLLYTLSLMIVFLCLAAMYESWSVPTAVLLAAPLGILGAVLANTFKGLERDIYFQVAMLTTVGLTSKNAILIVEFAKENLEKGASLIESIMHAVRDRLRPIVMTSLAFGMGVVPLAISTGAGSGAKQAIGTGVLGGMIVGTVLGVFFVPLFFVVVQRLFKRKSTT, from the coding sequence ATGGCACGCTTTTTCATCGATCGACCCATCTTTGCATGGGTGATCGCCATCATCATCATGCTCGCCGGCGGCCTGGCCCTGTTCAAGCTGCCGGTCTCGATGTACCCCAACGTCGCACCGCCGGCGGTGGAAATCAGCGCTACCTACCCGGGTGCATCGGCCAAGGTGGTCGAGGACTCGGTGACGCAGATCATCGAGCAGAACATGAAGGGCCTTGATGGCCTGATCTACTTCTCCTCCAACAGCTCGTCCAACGGCCAGGCCACCATCACCCTGACCTTCGAGAGCGGCACCAACCCGGACATTGCCCAGGTGCAGGTGCAGAACAAGCTGCAGCTGGCCATGCCGCTGCTGCCGCAGGAAGTGCAGCGGCAGGGCATCAACGTGGCCAAGTCCAGCTCGGGCTTCCTGAACGTCATCGCGTTCGTGTCCGAGAACGGCAGCATGGACGCCAACGACATCGCCGACTACGTCGGTTCCAATGTCGTCGACCGTCTCAGCCGCGTGCCGGGCGTGGGCAACATCCAGGTGTTCGGTGGCAAGTACGCCATGCGCATCTGGCTGGACCCGAACAAGCTGCACACCTATGGCCTGTCGGTGCCGGAAGTGACCGCGGCGATCAAGGCCCAGAACGCCCAGGTGGCGATCGGCCAGCTTGGCGGTGCGCCGTCGGTGAAGGGCCAGCAGCTCAACGCCACCATCAACGCGCAGTCGCGCCTGCAGACCCCGGAACAGTTCCGCAACATCATCGTGCGCGGTGCGCAGGACGGTGCCGAGCTGCGCCTGGGTGACGTCGCCCGCGTCGAACTGGGTGCCGAATCCTACGACTTCGTCACCCGCTACAACGGCCAGCCGGCCAGCGGCCTGGCGGTCACCCTGGCCACCGGCGCCAACGCGCTGGATACCGCTGCTGGTGTGAACGCCGCGCTGGAAGACATGAAGGGCTTCTTCCCGGCCGGCCTGAAGGCCGAGATCCCGTACGACACCACTCCGTTCGTGCGCGTGTCGATCAAGGGCGTGGTGCAGACCCTGATCGAAGCGATCGTGCTGGTGTTCGTGGTGATGTACCTGTTCCTGCAGAACTTCCGCGCCACCCTGATCCCGACCATCGCCGTGCCGGTGGTGCTGCTGGGTACCTTCGGCGTACTGGCGATGCTGGGTTTCTCGGTGAACATGCTGACCATGTTCGCGATGGTGCTGGCGATCGGCCTGCTGGTGGACGATGCCATCGTGGTGGTGGAGAACGTCGAGCGCATCATGTCCGAGGAAGGACTGTCGCCGCTCGAAGCGACCCGCAAGTCGATGGGCCAGATCACCGGTGCGCTGGTGGGTATCGGCCTGGTGCTGTCGGCGGTGTTCGTGCCGATGGCCTTCATGAGCGGCTCCACCGGCGTGATCTATCGCCAGTTCTCGGCCACGATTGTCTCTGCGATGGCGTTGTCGGTGCTGGTGGCGATCGTGCTGACCCCGGCGCTGTGCGCGACCATGCTCAAGCCGCTGAAGAAGGGTGAGCACCACGTCGCCCACCGTGGCCTGGCCGGTCGCTTCTTCAATGGCTTCAATCGCGGCTTCGACCGCACCAGCGAAAGCTACCAGCGTGGCGTGCGCGGCATCATCCACCGTCCGTGGCGCTTCATGGGCATCGTGGCGGCGCTGTTCGTGCTGATGGGCGTGTTGTTCGTGCGCCTGCCCAGCTCGTTCCTGCCCAACGAAGACCAGGGCGTGCTGATGGCGCTGGTGCAGGCGCCGGTCGGTGCCACCCAGGAACGTACGCTGGAATCGATCGCGGCACTGGAAAACCACTTCCTGCAGAACGAGAAGGATGCGGTGGACTCGGTGTTCTCGGTGCAGGGCTTCAGCTTCGCCGGCATGGGCCAGAACGCGGGTATGGCGTTCGTCAAGCTGAAGGATTGGAGCGAGCGTGACGCCAACAATGGCGTGATGCCGATCACCGGCCGTGCGATGGCGGCCCTGGGCCAGATCAAGGATGCCTTCATCTTCGCCTTCCCGCCGCCGGCCATTCCGGAGTTGGGTACCGCCTCGGGCTACACCTTCTTCCTGAAGGACAACAGCGGCCAGGGTCACGACGCACTGGTGGCCGCGCGCAACCAGCTGCTCGGCCTCGCCGCCGGCAGCAAGAAGCTGGCCAACGTGCGCCCGAACGGCCAGGAAGACACGCCGCAGTTCCGCATCGACATCGACGCGGCCAAGGCGACCTCGCTGGGACTGTCGATCGACCAGATCAACGGCACGCTGGCCGCCGCGTGGGGCAGCTCGTACATCGATGACTTCGTCGATCGCGGCCGCGTCAAGCGTGTGTTCGTGCAGGCCGACCAGGCGTTCCGCATGGTGCCGGAGGACTTTGATCTCTGGTCCGTGAAGAACGACAAGGGCGAAATGGTGCCGTTCAGTGCGTTTGCCACCAAGCACTGGGACTACGGCTCGCCGCGCCTGGAACGCTACAACGGCGTGTCGGCGATGGAAATCCAGGGTGAACCGGCCCCGGGTGTTGCCTCCGGCGATGCCATGGCCGAGATCGAACAGCTGGCCAAGCAGCTGCCGCAGGGCTTCGGCATCGAATGGACGGCGATGTCCTACCAGGAGCGCCAGGCCGGTTCGCAGACGCCGCTGCTGTACACGCTGTCGCTGATGATCGTGTTCCTGTGCCTGGCCGCGATGTACGAAAGCTGGAGCGTGCCGACCGCGGTGCTGCTGGCGGCCCCGCTGGGTATCCTCGGCGCCGTGCTGGCCAACACCTTCAAGGGCCTGGAGCGCGACATCTACTTCCAGGTGGCGATGCTGACCACGGTGGGCCTGACCAGCAAGAACGCGATCCTGATCGTCGAGTTCGCCAAGGAAAACCTGGAGAAGGGCGCCAGCCTGATCGAGTCGATCATGCATGCCGTGCGCGACCGCCTGCGCCCGATCGTGATGACCTCGCTGGCCTTCGGCATGGGCGTGGTACCGCTGGCGATCTCCACCGGTGCCGGCTCCGGCGCCAAGCAGGCGATCGGCACCGGCGTGCTCGGCGGCATGATCGTCGGCACCGTGCTCGGCGTGTTCTTCGTACCGCTGTTCTTCGTGGTGGTGCAGCGCCTGTTCAAGCGCAAGTCCACGACGTAA
- a CDS encoding nucleoside deaminase has product MITTPDYQALLQTAIAEARQGLAEGGVPIGAALYHNDGRLLGCGHNRRVQEGDPSVHGETDAFRKAGRQRRYQDTIMVTTLAPCWYCSGLVRQFNIGTVVVGESRTFQGGIDWLRENGVNVIDLDNQECVDLLGDFIGRHPDIWNEDIGE; this is encoded by the coding sequence ATGATCACCACGCCCGACTACCAGGCCCTGCTGCAGACCGCCATCGCCGAAGCCCGCCAGGGCCTGGCCGAGGGCGGCGTGCCGATCGGCGCGGCGCTGTACCACAACGACGGCCGCCTGCTCGGCTGCGGCCACAACCGCCGCGTGCAGGAAGGCGACCCCTCCGTGCACGGCGAAACCGACGCCTTCCGCAAGGCCGGCCGCCAGCGCCGCTACCAGGACACCATCATGGTCACCACCCTGGCGCCGTGCTGGTACTGCTCGGGCCTGGTGCGCCAGTTCAACATCGGCACCGTGGTGGTGGGCGAATCGCGCACGTTCCAGGGTGGCATCGACTGGCTGCGCGAGAACGGCGTCAACGTGATCGACCTCGACAACCAGGAATGCGTCGATCTGCTCGGCGATTTCATCGGTCGCCATCCGGACATCTGGAACGAAGACATCGGTGAATGA
- a CDS encoding MepB family protein, with product MSGVAAAIAALHDLYLPAGLQLTGPIVAEAESAEYGACRFALEGHSIVFRVAKITPTKTGQFVTLWKRPAPGSDIAPLDAADAVHFVVIAVFDGTQRGQFIFSRDLLIERGVMSRDGEGGKRALRVYPPWSTPTAKDAIRTRQWQLRCFLPTGADVSASAGDRLRSLLG from the coding sequence ATGAGCGGCGTTGCTGCCGCCATCGCGGCACTGCACGATCTCTACCTGCCCGCAGGGCTGCAGTTGACCGGACCGATCGTGGCGGAAGCGGAAAGCGCAGAGTACGGTGCCTGCCGCTTTGCCCTTGAGGGTCACAGCATCGTGTTCCGCGTCGCGAAGATCACCCCCACCAAGACCGGCCAGTTCGTAACCCTGTGGAAGCGCCCCGCCCCCGGTTCTGATATCGCTCCATTGGATGCAGCCGATGCTGTGCACTTCGTGGTGATCGCGGTCTTCGACGGAACACAGCGCGGGCAGTTCATCTTCAGTCGTGACCTGCTGATCGAGCGCGGTGTGATGTCGCGCGATGGCGAGGGCGGAAAGCGCGCCCTCCGTGTCTATCCGCCGTGGAGCACGCCGACCGCAAAGGACGCGATCCGGACCCGGCAGTGGCAGCTTCGTTGCTTCCTGCCCACCGGTGCTGATGTCTCCGCCTCCGCCGGTGATCGATTACGCTCACTGTTGGGTTGA
- the smeT gene encoding efflux transporter SmeDEF transcriptional repressor SmeT, with the protein MARKTKEDTQATREGILDAAEACFHEHGVARTTLEMIGARAGYTRGAVYWHFKNKSEVLAAIVERVHLPFMQELERTSTDQRDTPVHDLRAVMIHSFIELSEDERLRKTMEIMLRSDASADTKVLTEMQQAGFRDALDRMERALRRARDLGQLREGADPKIAARMLHATVLGVLHGAMVEPELMDLKRDGMLALDMTLAAYVKDGVFVPGTVPEPLPEA; encoded by the coding sequence ATGGCCCGCAAGACCAAAGAGGACACCCAGGCAACCCGGGAAGGCATCCTTGACGCCGCCGAAGCCTGCTTCCATGAACACGGCGTGGCCCGTACCACGCTGGAGATGATCGGTGCCCGCGCCGGCTACACCCGTGGCGCGGTCTACTGGCACTTCAAGAACAAGAGCGAGGTGCTGGCCGCGATCGTCGAGCGCGTGCACCTGCCCTTCATGCAGGAACTGGAGCGCACCTCCACCGACCAGCGCGACACCCCGGTGCACGACCTGCGCGCGGTAATGATCCACTCGTTCATCGAGCTGTCCGAGGACGAGCGCCTGCGCAAGACCATGGAAATCATGCTGCGCAGCGATGCGTCGGCTGACACCAAGGTGCTGACCGAGATGCAGCAGGCCGGTTTCCGCGATGCGCTGGACCGGATGGAGCGCGCCCTGCGCCGCGCCCGCGATCTGGGCCAGCTGCGCGAAGGCGCCGACCCCAAGATCGCCGCACGCATGCTGCACGCCACCGTGCTGGGCGTGCTGCACGGGGCAATGGTCGAACCGGAACTGATGGACCTCAAGCGCGACGGCATGCTCGCGCTGGACATGACCCTGGCCGCCTACGTGAAGGACGGTGTGTTCGTTCCCGGAACGGTGCCCGAGCCGTTGCCGGAAGCATGA
- a CDS encoding low affinity iron permease family protein yields the protein MKARNLFNTIAKKAAAATGSPWTFLAAVAIVVIWGISGPVFGFNDTWQLVINTGTTIITFLMVFLIQHTQNADTAAMQIKLDELIRATAEANNELLDLEELDEERLEEIRREYEQMAREAGDALARVRACHVARRDDEAV from the coding sequence ATGAAAGCACGCAACCTGTTCAATACGATCGCCAAGAAGGCTGCGGCCGCCACCGGCTCGCCGTGGACCTTCCTGGCTGCGGTCGCGATCGTGGTGATCTGGGGCATCAGTGGTCCGGTGTTCGGCTTCAACGACACCTGGCAGCTGGTGATCAACACCGGCACCACCATCATCACCTTCCTGATGGTGTTCCTGATCCAGCACACGCAGAACGCGGACACCGCCGCGATGCAGATCAAGCTGGACGAGCTGATCCGGGCGACGGCCGAAGCCAACAACGAACTGTTGGATCTGGAAGAACTGGACGAGGAACGGCTGGAAGAGATCCGACGCGAGTACGAGCAGATGGCGCGCGAAGCCGGCGACGCACTGGCGCGGGTGCGCGCCTGCCATGTGGCGCGGCGCGACGACGAAGCGGTATAG
- the smeD gene encoding multidrug efflux RND transporter periplasmic adaptor subunit SmeD, with the protein MLLSRIRPFALSLAIAATVAACGGQPQAPEQGPGDVTVVTLKSETVGLTRELPGRTNAFLVAEVRPQVNGIVAKRLFTEGGMVKAGEPLYQLDDASYRAQANNARAQLARAEATANAARLSAKRITELAKVDAVSQQDLENAVAAQKQAEADVGAAKASLDAANVTLGYARITAPISGRIGKSSVTQGALVNAGQANALATVQQLDPIYVDLTQSSAELLQLRRELAAGRLQDNQTLPVSILMEDGSTFEHKGTLEFSEVSVDPTTGSFGLRVKVDNPDGLLMPGMYVRAVIGGGVRSDAVLVPMQGIARDPKGDTTAMVVDKDNKVEVRPVKVSRTVGDKWLVEDGLKAGDKVIVEGLQKIGPGMPVKATEKGAAPAKPAAAAQPAAPAGDAK; encoded by the coding sequence ATGTTGCTGAGCCGAATCCGACCCTTTGCACTGTCGCTGGCAATCGCCGCGACCGTGGCTGCCTGCGGCGGCCAACCCCAGGCCCCCGAGCAGGGCCCGGGTGACGTCACTGTGGTCACGCTGAAGTCCGAGACCGTGGGCCTGACCCGCGAACTACCGGGCCGTACCAATGCCTTCCTGGTCGCCGAAGTGCGCCCGCAGGTGAACGGCATTGTCGCCAAGCGCCTGTTCACCGAGGGTGGCATGGTCAAGGCCGGCGAGCCGCTGTACCAGCTCGACGACGCCAGCTACCGCGCCCAGGCCAACAACGCCCGCGCCCAGCTGGCCCGTGCCGAAGCCACCGCCAATGCCGCCCGCCTGAGCGCCAAGCGCATCACCGAGCTGGCCAAGGTCGATGCGGTCAGCCAGCAGGACCTGGAAAACGCCGTGGCCGCGCAGAAGCAGGCCGAGGCGGATGTCGGTGCCGCCAAGGCCTCGCTGGATGCGGCCAACGTCACCCTCGGCTACGCCCGCATCACCGCGCCGATCAGCGGCCGCATCGGCAAGTCCAGCGTCACCCAGGGTGCGCTGGTCAACGCCGGGCAGGCCAATGCACTGGCCACCGTGCAGCAGCTGGACCCGATCTATGTCGACCTGACCCAGTCCTCGGCCGAGCTGCTGCAGCTGCGCCGCGAACTGGCCGCCGGCCGCCTGCAGGACAACCAGACCCTGCCGGTCAGCATCCTGATGGAAGACGGCAGCACCTTCGAGCACAAGGGCACGCTGGAGTTCTCCGAAGTCAGCGTCGATCCGACCACCGGCAGCTTCGGCCTGCGCGTGAAGGTGGACAACCCGGACGGCCTGCTGATGCCGGGCATGTACGTGCGTGCAGTGATCGGCGGCGGCGTGCGCAGCGACGCGGTGCTGGTGCCGATGCAGGGCATCGCCCGCGATCCGAAGGGCGACACCACGGCAATGGTGGTCGACAAGGACAACAAGGTCGAAGTGCGCCCGGTCAAGGTCAGCCGCACGGTCGGCGACAAGTGGCTGGTCGAGGACGGTCTGAAGGCCGGCGACAAGGTCATCGTCGAAGGCCTGCAGAAGATCGGCCCCGGCATGCCGGTCAAGGCCACCGAGAAGGGCGCTGCTCCGGCCAAGCCGGCAGCGGCCGCCCAGCCTGCCGCTCCGGCCGGCGACGCGAAGTAA